A segment of the uncultured Methanobrevibacter sp. genome:
TGGATACTCCTGAACTTAATTTTGATATTCATACCTATGTTTTCATTGAAAATAAAGATATTTACATCTTTGAGCTTAGAACTCTTGACATTTCAGGAGAATCTGAAAGAGAATTCAAAAATATGATTGAATCCTTTAAAATAACTGTGTAAATTCAAGCAGATAATCCATATGGGTTCTATCAAGTATTTTCAATGTTGAGATGTTCTGAGGTGTTGTGCCTGAGCGTTCCTCTACAAGATTTCTAAGGGATTTGTTTTTCATGTGTGCATGGATTTCCTTTATCACAAATTCCATATTTTCAATATTTTTTTCTTCAAGCTCTTCTTGTGTGATGTTTTCATAAATAGGATAGGAATTTAAATCATATGCTTTGGTTGGAGTTTGAAGCACGTTAATGTGACTGTAATAATTTGCTGAATCTGTTAAAAATCCATCAATTCCCATATAAGTTAAGATTGGCATGAATGACAGTTCCGCAAATGAAAAAATAAAGTAACTTGATTTTTTAGCTTCTTTTTTAAGATTGACTATAATTTCAACAAGTTCTCTGGGATTGGTTAATAGAGCATCTCCGTTTGCTATAATGAATCCGTTGTAGCCCATTTCTTCCAGTTCTTTTAAGCATTTGATTCTTAAATCCAGATATTTGGACCCTTGGATAACTGCAATATCTGAAGTGTCTACATTTTCTTTAGAAAGTCTTAATGTTTCTTTTACATTGAATTCAGCTATTTCTCTATCGATATTATGTGCAGATCCTTCACTTGGTGCAATTTTTAAATCTTTTTTGTAAAAGAGTTTTGGAGTAAGTTCTCCGTCTATTTTTCCGACTCTTCCCGGTCCGTCATGTGATTTAATTTCAAATTTTTTTATCATTTATTTCATCCTATGTTATTGTTATTAATATTTTAATTTTTTAGGTTAATAAAAATGTTTCATTTGGTGTAATCTTTATGATTACACTTGCAAAAAATTTAGTAACCTTTATATATCATACTTTTAAGATTATTATTATGGATTTGAGGATTTAATCCTTCGAATCCAAGGTGTGTTTTCAATGTCTATTATAAATCGTTTAAAATCTCTATTCGGAGATAATGATAAGGAAGAAAAAGACATCAGTAATGATGTATCAAACACATCTGATGATGTCCAAGTTACATCTTCACAAAATCTAAATGATCCTATCGTTTCTGGAACTAAAAAAACTGTTTCAATTGATGTTTCAGTTAAAAAAAGTCCAGAAGAGAAAGGTGTTAATTTAACTTTCAAAAAAGACATCGAACCTCTCAGTGAGGAAATAACTGAAGATTCTTCTCAAGAAATTGTGGAAGAAGTTGAAGTTGCTGAAGAAACTGAGGCTCCTGTTGAAGTTGAAGAAGTTGCTGAGGAATCTGAAACTCCTGTAGAAGCTGAAGAAGTTGCTGAAGAAACTGAAGCTGTTGAAGAAGATGAAGCTGTTGAAGAAGATGTCGAGGAAGTTGATGAAAAAACAAATGATAAAGAGAGAGATAAAATGACTTTATTGACTGATAAAGAATTATTAAATGATAGTAACCGTGATCCAGATTTCACTGCTGAATTTATTGACGCAGGTATTGAAACTGTAAAACACTGTTTCCAATGTGGTACCTGCAGTGGTAGTTGCCCATCTGGAAGAAGAACTCCATACAAAGTAAGACAAATTGTCAGAAAATGTTTATTAGGATTAAAAGAAGAAGTTATCACTGACGATGCTTTATGGATGTGTACTACTTGTTACACTTGCCAAGAAAGATGTCTTAGAAGTGTAAAAATTGTTGAAATTATCAAAAAAGCTCGTAACATTGCTGCTCATGCAGGTTACATGGCAAAACCTCACAAAATGACTGGTGTATTTGTAATGAACACCGGACACGGTGTACCAATCAACGATGCTACCAAAGCATTAAGAGCAAAAATTGGTCTTTCTGAAATTCCACCAACAACTCATGCTTTCCCAGAAGCATTAGCTGAAGTACAAAAAATATGTAAAATCACTGGTTTTGACGAATTAATTGGTTATGATGAAGCAACCGGTGGATTAAAAGAATAAATTTATTAGGAGAGTTATAATATGGAAATTGCATACTTCTTAGGTTGTATTATGAACAACCGTTATCCTGGTGTAGAAAAAGCTACCAGAAAATTATTTGAAGCTTTAGATATTGAATTAAAAGATATGGAAGGAGCATCTTGTTGTCCTGCTCCTGGTGTATTTGGTTCTTTTGATGAAGAAACCTGGGCTACTATCGCAGCTCGTAACTTAACTCTTGCTGAAGACATGGGTGCAGACATCATGACCGAATGTAACGGATGTTTCGGATCCTTATTCGAATGTAACCACATGTTAAAAGAAGACGCAGAGAAAAAAGCTGAAATTAACAAAAACTTAGCTGAAATTGGCAGAGAATACAAAGGTACTATTAATGTAAAACACTTCGCTCAAATTTTAAGAGACGATGTTGGTTTTGAAAAATTAGCTTCATTAATCGAAAAACCTTTAGACTTAAATGTTGCTGTTCACTACGGTTGCCACTTCTTAAAACCTACTGAAACTATCGGTATTGAAGATCAAGCTGAAAACCCATCCATCTTAGATGACCTTGTAGAAATCACTGGTGCTAAATCAGTTGACTACAAAGACAAAATGATGTGCTGTGGTGCTGGTGGAGGTTTAAGATCCAGAGATTTAGATGTAACTACACGTATGTCCTTTCTGTCACTTACAATTCGACCAAGGTCAAGTCGAAGTTAACGAAAAATACGGAACTGATTTTGCATTACCTGTATTCCACTTAGCTCAATTATACGGATTAGCTATGGGATTATCAGCTGAAGAATTAACCTTCGATGCTCAAAGAATTGATGCAACTCCTGCTATCAAAAAAGCATTAGGTGAATAAATTTAAGGATTTTTTATCCTTTTATTTTTTATTTTTTTAGACATTGAAAAGACATTTTGGAACAGTTATCATTTTCATGATAACTTTTTTTTACCCAAAATTTTTTTGTTTGTAAATATGCGAATTATTCGTAATTACTTTTATATAGGATTAGTAAGAAAAAGTAAACTAATAAAACTAATGAGGTGTAATTATGTTTGTAGCAACATTAGATGGTATATTTAAATATTCTGACCTTCCTGAAGAATATGAACCATATGTACAATTTAAAGCAACTATTGATAAAAGAGAACTTAAACCAAGTGATGAACTTGCAATTTTAAACATTGCAGGAACTTCTACTCATCATGTATTATTTTTAGATTCTTATACCAGCACTAGTGAAATTGAAAAAGAATTAAAAGATGCTGATGCAAAAATCAATCATACTACTTTAAAAATTATAGGTGGACATTTATGAGCTTACCATCAGAACAGAATTGGTTAGTTCTGAATAATCTCATTAAAGACTTGAGTCAAAAAGGTTATGAGATTCCTAATGGAATTAACCCTGAGATGGGTTTGATTAGATCTTCTATCAGCTCTTATAAAAGAGATCCATCTCACCCTGATTTGATAAATGGTTTAGCTAATGCAGAGATGTCTTTAAATAATATTCAAGCAACTCTTATTACTATTGCAGAAGAAGAGGGAGATGAATATGTTGACCACTGGCTTGATTTATTAAAACAGGTCATGCAGGGAAAAGAAGTATTTGAATTTGCAGATTCACGTTCAAAGTTTTTAGTCAACGCGCCTCCGGGATTAACTACCGGAAGAATTCATCTTAAAGTCCCTTTAGCTGAAGAAAGAGTTCAAGAAATTGCAGAATGGAATGGTCTCATAATTGAATTTGATGATGATGTCACTGTTGAATTGCATGGTGATAAACCTGATTTACAGGCAGGTTTAAAGGAAATGGGATCTTTCTTTTTAGAACAATAAGGTGATTAAATGACTAAAATTTTAGCAATAAGTGATGTTCACGGTGAAGAAAACGAAAATTTATACACCTATCTAAACAATCACGAAGAAATTGAGTTAGTTATAATTCTTGGAGATATTACAGATTTTGGACCTTTGGACTTTGTAGGTACTTTCATTGAAAAAGTAGCAGACTGTGGTGTAGATGTAATAGCTATTCCAGGTAACTGTGATCCTAAAGGAATTTGCAATGCTATTAATGAGGTCTCTTTCTGTCTTCACAATAATATTATCGCATATGGGGATGCTATATTATTCGGATACGGCGGATCCAATGAAACTCCATTCAACACTCCTGGAGAAATCCAAGACAATAAGATTTATGGAGATGTTTACGAATTATTAGCTAATTATGATTATGTCTACAATGATAAGGTTCCTAAAGTAAAAATATTGGTTACTCATGCTCCGCCATATAATACTGAAGCAGATAAACTTGAAAGTGGGGACCATGTTGGTAGTGCAGGTATTTTAAAATCAATCCATGAATTTGAACCTCAAATAAATATTTGTGGACATATTCATGAAGCTAAATCACTTAGTAAAATTGGAATAACTACTGATGTAGCAAACCCAGGTATGCTTAAGGATAATGGTGCAGTCTTGATTGATATTAAAGACGGCTCTGATTATGATATAAGCTTAATATCTTTAGATGAATAATTTTCATCTTTCTTTTTTTTATTATTTTTCTCAAATCAAATAACAAATTTTATTTAAGATTAAACTATATATTTTATATGATATACTGGGTGTTATTATGATTTGGATTACTGGTGACGTCGACGGTAAGTTATACAAAGAACCTTTCTCTAAAGGTATTTTGTCTCGTTCTCTAAATGTTGCGGATATTGGATTTGAAAGAGCTTATGAAATGGCCAGTGAAATTGAAGCAGATTTGATAAAAGATGACATTAATGAAATTTCCAGCGTTGATTTGGCTCAGGTTGTCTTCAATTATTTGAAAAATGTTGATCCAAGTATTGCAAAAAAATATAAAAACTGGAGGTCACTTAGATCATCTAAAAAGCCTTTAATCATATTGATTGGTGGTGCTTCAGGTGTTGGAACTTCATCAATGGCTTTTGAACTTGCAAATAGACTCAGATTAAAAAATCTTATTAGTACAGACATGATTCGTGAAGTAATGCGTAAAATTGTATCAAAAGAATTAAGTCCTGTAATTCACAAATCAAGTTTCGATGCTTATGAAAGCATAAGGACTCCGTCCATACGTATAGATTCGGTCATTGAAGGATTCATCAGTCATGTGGATGTTGTCAATGTAGGTATTGAAGCAATTATTGAAAGGTCTGCTAAAGAAGGTATTAGTACAATTATTGAAGGGGTTCATATTGTTCCAGGGTTTATCCGCAAGGATTTGATGGAAAATAACAATATAATTATTTTTACATTGACTGTTGATGATGAGGAATCTCATAAGCAAAGGTTCTATTCTAGATGCAGGCAGCCTTGGGTAAAACGTTCTCTTGAAAAGTATATGGAGAACTTTGGTACAATTAGAAAAACCCAGAAGTTTTTAGTTGAGCAGGCTAAAATTCATGATTCTCGGATAATTAACAATGTAGATATTAATGAAACAATCGATATTATGGTTAATGATATCCTTGAAGAATTCGGAGGTGAAGACAATGTTGAACAAGAAAGTTAAAGAAATTATGACTACAGATGTTATTACAACAACTAGTGATATAGATGTTGTATATGCATTTGAAAAGTTAATGAAACATAAAATCAGTTCTCTTCCTGTTGTTGAAGATGATAAACTGATTGGAATTATAACTGCTACTGATGTAGGCCATAATTTAATTTTGGATAAGTATGAATTAGGAACAAGTGTGGAAGAGATAATGATTAAATCTGTTATTACCATTTCTCCTGAAGATACACTTGAAAACGCTATTCAAATTATGAAAGAAGGTGTTTCATCTTCTGGAATATTAAATCAACTTCCTGTTGTTGATGGCGATAAGTTAGTGGGTATAATTTCAGATGGAGATATTATTCAAGAAATTTTCTAATTTTATCTCTTTTTATTTATTATTTTTAATTTTAACTATTTTTTAAGGATTTACTATAAATTTATTTTTTTCTAGAAAGAGAATTTTTATTAATTTTTTTCATTTCCAATAATTATTTTTTATTCTAGTAATGACTTTTTTGATAAACTTTATATAATATTAGGGTTATATATTATTATGGCTAGACTGGAGGGTTAGGGGTCCTCTGTAAGCACACACCCCCTTTGGTGCAGTCGAAGTTCAAAAGGCGGCTTTTCAAGGAAATGTAAGCCTAGGAAAACAACATAGAAACCTCGTCCTACAGGATTGGTGGTGGTGAAGTTTTTACTGGAGGGTAGAAATTAGTCACCTTTGGTATAGGAATGGGTCAGGCCCGGAAGGGAGCAGCTTTACTATTAACATTTCAATGCTTGTAGAATCCCGGGGTGGAGTTGGATTTTTAGATCACTTATATTTTTGAGATTTGTCCACTTTTGAACATGCCATTTACTAAAAATAAATAAGTTTATAAATAAGTTTTTACATATAATTTATTATACTGTTTTTTCATATGTCGGGATGGCCCAGCCTGGTACGGCGTTGGACTGCTAATCCAATGGTCAATCGACCTCCGGGGTTCAAATCCCCGTCCCGGCGCTTATTATTTATCTATTTCTTGTTCATGTTCATATTCGAGTCCTATAGGACAGGTATGAACCAGCACATATTTTACTTCCGGAATTTCATTTAAAATATTGTTCTCTACTTTATGTGCAAGTTTATGGGATTCATTTAAAATCAGATTTCCATCCATTTCTACATGTAAAATAACTGCGGCATAAGATCCTAAATAATCAACTCTAATGTTATGTGCATTTTCAACATTAGGTGTGCTTTCTGCAACTTCTTTAATATGTTCTATAAACTCTTCAGATGGAATTTTTCCCATAATGTTATTGATATTTTCTATTAAAATTTCACCGGCGGTTTTTAAAATCAGAAGACCTATAATAAATCCTACAATCGGATCCAGTATCGGAAATCCTACATTTGAAACAATTACTCCAACTAAAATTGCTATTGATGAAAAGATGTCTGTTCTTTGATGTTTCCCGTCAGCAACTATTGCAGGACTTTTGATTTCCTTACCTATTTTTATTATTCTGTCACTAACTGATAAATTTATGATTATTCCAACCACTGCCATTATTGCTGCAAAAGTGTTTGGAACAGTGATTTGTCCTGGATTTAAAATATTAATCCAGGCTCCTTCAATAACTTCCCATGATATCACTACAAGGAATATTACTATAATTAATCCGCTTATTGCTTCTGCACGCCCATGTCCAAATGGGTGGTCTTTATCTGCAGG
Coding sequences within it:
- a CDS encoding archaeosine tRNA-ribosyltransferase, which encodes MIKKFEIKSHDGPGRVGKIDGELTPKLFYKKDLKIAPSEGSAHNIDREIAEFNVKETLRLSKENVDTSDIAVIQGSKYLDLRIKCLKELEEMGYNGFIIANGDALLTNPRELVEIIVNLKKEAKKSSYFIFSFAELSFMPILTYMGIDGFLTDSANYYSHINVLQTPTKAYDLNSYPIYENITQEELEEKNIENMEFVIKEIHAHMKNKSLRNLVEERSGTTPQNISTLKILDRTHMDYLLEFTQLF
- the hdrC gene encoding CoB--CoM heterodisulfide reductase subunit C; protein product: MSIINRLKSLFGDNDKEEKDISNDVSNTSDDVQVTSSQNLNDPIVSGTKKTVSIDVSVKKSPEEKGVNLTFKKDIEPLSEEITEDSSQEIVEEVEVAEETEAPVEVEEVAEESETPVEAEEVAEETEAVEEDEAVEEDVEEVDEKTNDKERDKMTLLTDKELLNDSNRDPDFTAEFIDAGIETVKHCFQCGTCSGSCPSGRRTPYKVRQIVRKCLLGLKEEVITDDALWMCTTCYTCQERCLRSVKIVEIIKKARNIAAHAGYMAKPHKMTGVFVMNTGHGVPINDATKALRAKIGLSEIPPTTHAFPEALAEVQKICKITGFDELIGYDEATGGLKE
- a CDS encoding DUF749 domain-containing protein — encoded protein: MFVATLDGIFKYSDLPEEYEPYVQFKATIDKRELKPSDELAILNIAGTSTHHVLFLDSYTSTSEIEKELKDADAKINHTTLKIIGGHL
- a CDS encoding DUF2096 domain-containing protein, which encodes MSLPSEQNWLVLNNLIKDLSQKGYEIPNGINPEMGLIRSSISSYKRDPSHPDLINGLANAEMSLNNIQATLITIAEEEGDEYVDHWLDLLKQVMQGKEVFEFADSRSKFLVNAPPGLTTGRIHLKVPLAEERVQEIAEWNGLIIEFDDDVTVELHGDKPDLQAGLKEMGSFFLEQ
- a CDS encoding metallophosphoesterase, whose product is MTKILAISDVHGEENENLYTYLNNHEEIELVIILGDITDFGPLDFVGTFIEKVADCGVDVIAIPGNCDPKGICNAINEVSFCLHNNIIAYGDAILFGYGGSNETPFNTPGEIQDNKIYGDVYELLANYDYVYNDKVPKVKILVTHAPPYNTEADKLESGDHVGSAGILKSIHEFEPQINICGHIHEAKSLSKIGITTDVANPGMLKDNGAVLIDIKDGSDYDISLISLDE
- a CDS encoding 2-phosphoglycerate kinase, which produces MIWITGDVDGKLYKEPFSKGILSRSLNVADIGFERAYEMASEIEADLIKDDINEISSVDLAQVVFNYLKNVDPSIAKKYKNWRSLRSSKKPLIILIGGASGVGTSSMAFELANRLRLKNLISTDMIREVMRKIVSKELSPVIHKSSFDAYESIRTPSIRIDSVIEGFISHVDVVNVGIEAIIERSAKEGISTIIEGVHIVPGFIRKDLMENNNIIIFTLTVDDEESHKQRFYSRCRQPWVKRSLEKYMENFGTIRKTQKFLVEQAKIHDSRIINNVDINETIDIMVNDILEEFGGEDNVEQES
- a CDS encoding CBS domain-containing protein, encoding MLNKKVKEIMTTDVITTTSDIDVVYAFEKLMKHKISSLPVVEDDKLIGIITATDVGHNLILDKYELGTSVEEIMIKSVITISPEDTLENAIQIMKEGVSSSGILNQLPVVDGDKLVGIISDGDIIQEIF
- a CDS encoding cation diffusion facilitator family transporter, which gives rise to MDELRLKGGKKALIIALVANCFLTVANIIVGYASGSYALVSEGAHTFSDIATSIIAYVGFYTGQKPADKDHPFGHGRAEAISGLIIVIFLVVISWEVIEGAWINILNPGQITVPNTFAAIMAVVGIIINLSVSDRIIKIGKEIKSPAIVADGKHQRTDIFSSIAILVGVIVSNVGFPILDPIVGFIIGLLILKTAGEILIENINNIMGKIPSEEFIEHIKEVAESTPNVENAHNIRVDYLGSYAAVILHVEMDGNLILNESHKLAHKVENNILNEIPEVKYVLVHTCPIGLEYEHEQEIDK